Proteins from one Mycobacterium sp. EPa45 genomic window:
- a CDS encoding thiolase domain-containing protein, giving the protein MAKKLAAVLGTGQTKYVAKRKDVSMNGLVREAIDRALEDSGSTFDDIDAVVVGKAPDFFEGVMMPELFMADAVGATGKPLIRVHTAGSVGGSTAIVAASLVQSGKYKRVLTMAWEKQSESNAMWALSIPVPFTKPVGAGAGGYFAPHVRAYIRRSGAPLNIGAIVAVKDRHNGAKNPLAHLHQPDITVEKVMESPMLWDPIRYDETCPSSDGAAAMVIGDEESADARVAAGHPVAWIHATALRTEPLAYAGRDQVNPQASRDAAAALWKAAGITSPIDEIDVAEVYVPFSWYEPMWLESLGFAAEGDGWKLTEAGETAIGGRIPFNPSGGVLSSNPIGASGMIRFAESAIQVMGKAGEHQVEGARKALGHAYGGGAQYYSMWVVSSDKPAAQ; this is encoded by the coding sequence ATGGCTAAAAAGCTGGCCGCGGTTCTCGGAACGGGGCAGACAAAGTACGTCGCCAAGCGCAAAGACGTCTCGATGAACGGTCTGGTGCGCGAGGCAATCGACCGGGCGCTCGAGGACTCGGGGTCGACGTTCGACGACATCGACGCCGTCGTCGTCGGCAAGGCTCCCGACTTCTTCGAGGGCGTGATGATGCCCGAGCTGTTCATGGCCGACGCCGTCGGAGCGACCGGCAAGCCGCTGATCCGCGTGCACACCGCGGGTTCGGTGGGCGGGTCGACCGCGATCGTCGCCGCGAGCCTGGTGCAGTCGGGCAAGTACAAGCGCGTGCTCACCATGGCGTGGGAGAAGCAGTCCGAGTCGAATGCCATGTGGGCGTTGAGCATCCCGGTGCCGTTCACCAAGCCGGTGGGCGCGGGCGCGGGTGGCTACTTCGCACCGCACGTGCGCGCCTACATCCGCCGCTCCGGTGCGCCGCTCAACATCGGCGCTATTGTCGCGGTCAAGGACCGGCACAACGGCGCCAAGAATCCGCTGGCGCATCTGCATCAGCCGGATATCACCGTGGAGAAGGTGATGGAGTCCCCGATGCTGTGGGATCCCATCCGCTACGACGAGACCTGCCCGTCATCCGACGGTGCGGCGGCAATGGTGATCGGTGACGAGGAAAGCGCCGACGCCAGGGTGGCCGCCGGCCATCCGGTCGCCTGGATCCACGCGACCGCGCTGCGCACCGAGCCGCTGGCGTACGCGGGGCGTGACCAGGTCAATCCACAGGCAAGCCGTGATGCGGCCGCCGCACTGTGGAAGGCGGCCGGAATCACCAGCCCGATCGACGAGATCGACGTGGCCGAGGTGTACGTCCCGTTCTCCTGGTACGAACCGATGTGGCTGGAAAGCCTTGGCTTCGCCGCCGAGGGCGACGGGTGGAAGCTCACCGAGGCCGGCGAGACGGCGATCGGCGGCCGGATTCCGTTCAATCCCTCCGGCGGCGTGCTCAGCTCCAATCCCATTGGCGCATCCGGCATGATCCGGTTCGCCGAGTCGGCGATCCAGGTGATGGGCAAAGCGGGCGAGCATCAGGTCGAAGGCGCACGCAAGGCGCTGGGCCACGCGTACGGCGGCGGCGCGCAGTACTACTCGATGTGGGTGGTCAGCTCCGACAAACCAGCCGCACAATGA
- a CDS encoding crotonase/enoyl-CoA hydratase family protein — protein MSETEKGPDALIEQRGHTLIVTLNRPEARNALSGEMMSIMVEAWDRVDEDPEIRTCILTGAGGYFCAGMDLKGATKTPPGESFKSGYDPTKIEALLKGRRLTKPLIAAVEGPAIAGGTEILQGTDIRVAGESAKFGISEAKWSLYPMGGSAVRLPRQIPYTIACDLLLTGRHITAAEALSYGLIGYVVPDGTALDKALEIAEVINNNGPLAVQAILKTIRETEGMHELEAFKPDTANGIPVFLSEDAKEGPLAFKEKRAPQFKMR, from the coding sequence GTGAGCGAGACCGAGAAGGGCCCCGACGCCCTTATTGAGCAGCGCGGACACACTCTCATAGTCACGCTCAACCGGCCGGAGGCCCGCAACGCACTGTCGGGCGAGATGATGTCGATCATGGTCGAGGCCTGGGATCGGGTCGATGAGGATCCGGAGATCCGCACCTGCATCCTGACCGGTGCGGGCGGGTATTTCTGCGCGGGCATGGACCTCAAAGGCGCCACCAAGACGCCCCCCGGCGAGTCGTTCAAGAGCGGATACGACCCGACGAAGATCGAAGCGCTCTTGAAAGGCCGTAGGCTCACCAAGCCGCTCATCGCGGCCGTCGAAGGCCCGGCCATCGCGGGCGGCACCGAGATCCTGCAGGGCACCGACATCCGCGTCGCGGGCGAAAGCGCGAAATTCGGCATCTCCGAAGCCAAGTGGAGCCTGTATCCGATGGGCGGCTCCGCGGTGCGGCTGCCGAGACAGATTCCGTACACGATCGCGTGCGACCTGCTGCTGACCGGGCGTCACATCACCGCCGCCGAGGCACTGTCCTACGGGCTGATCGGCTATGTCGTGCCCGACGGGACGGCACTGGACAAGGCGCTCGAGATCGCCGAGGTCATCAACAACAACGGGCCCCTCGCCGTCCAGGCGATCCTCAAAACCATCCGCGAGACGGAGGGCATGCACGAACTCGAGGCGTTCAAGCCCGACACCGCCAACGGCATTCCGGTGTTCCTGTCCGAGGACGCCAAGGAAGGCCCGCTGGCGTTCAAGGAGAAGCGCGCACCTCAGTTCAAGATGCGTTAG
- a CDS encoding TIGR03619 family F420-dependent LLM class oxidoreductase: protein MQYTVSIAFSPLDQLIEIAKAAEELGFDNIALPDSIFYFEKQSVDYPYTADGKRMFDENSPWVDPLILAGALGAVTSKLRFYTNVMKLGSRNPLLLARQVGSVANLTNNRFGFGVGIGWAPEEFEWCGVPYAKRGKRVDEMIDVIKLVLAGGMVEFHGDFYDFDRLQMSPAPSKPVPFYVGGHTDVALRRAVRIGDGWTSAMMTCDQLAETISTLKKMLAENGRADDPFEYQAVCIDKFGVDGHRDLVQAGVTDYIGIPWVFEGLPFDAPVDKKIDSMKRFAETYIHSGWQEQ, encoded by the coding sequence ATGCAGTACACGGTCAGCATCGCGTTCAGCCCGCTCGATCAGCTCATCGAAATCGCGAAGGCGGCAGAAGAACTCGGCTTCGACAACATCGCGTTGCCGGACTCTATCTTCTACTTCGAGAAGCAGTCGGTCGACTATCCCTATACCGCCGACGGCAAGCGGATGTTCGACGAGAACTCGCCCTGGGTCGATCCCTTGATCCTCGCGGGTGCACTGGGTGCGGTGACGTCGAAGCTGCGCTTCTACACAAACGTGATGAAGCTCGGCTCGCGCAACCCGCTGCTGCTGGCCCGCCAGGTCGGATCGGTGGCGAACTTGACCAACAACCGGTTCGGGTTCGGCGTCGGAATCGGCTGGGCGCCTGAGGAATTCGAGTGGTGCGGGGTGCCCTATGCGAAGCGGGGCAAGCGCGTCGATGAGATGATCGACGTCATCAAGCTGGTGCTTGCCGGCGGCATGGTCGAGTTCCACGGCGATTTCTACGATTTCGATCGGCTGCAGATGAGCCCGGCACCCTCGAAGCCGGTGCCGTTCTACGTCGGCGGCCACACCGATGTGGCGCTGAGACGCGCCGTCCGGATCGGTGACGGCTGGACCAGCGCCATGATGACCTGCGACCAGTTGGCCGAAACGATCTCGACGCTCAAGAAGATGCTCGCCGAGAACGGCCGTGCCGACGACCCCTTCGAATACCAGGCCGTCTGCATCGACAAATTCGGCGTCGACGGTCACCGCGACCTCGTGCAGGCAGGTGTCACCGACTACATCGGCATCCCGTGGGTGTTCGAAGGACTTCCGTTCGACGCGCCGGTCGACAAGAAGATCGACTCGATGAAGCGGTTCGCCGAAACCTACATCCACTCTGGCTGGCAGGAGCAATGA
- a CDS encoding LLM class F420-dependent oxidoreductase: MKLGLQLGYWSAQPPANHAELVAVAEEVGYDTVFTAEAWGSDAFTPLAWWGRETSRMRLGTSVVQLSARTPTACAMASLTLDHLSGGRHILGLGVSGPQVVEGWYGQKFPKPLARTREYIDIIRQVWAREAPVTSAGPHYPLPLSGEGTTGLGKPLKPIVHPLRADIPIMLGAEGPKNVALAAEICDGWLPIFYSPRLAPMYNEWLDEGFARPGARRSREDFEICATAQVVITDDRSSVMDLIKPHLALYMGGMGAEDTNFHADVYRRMGYSEVVDEVTRLFRSDRKDDAAKAVPDELVDDSAIVGDIDYVRKQIVAWEAAGVTMMVIGARTPEQIREAADLL, encoded by the coding sequence ATGAAGCTGGGTCTGCAACTCGGATATTGGAGCGCTCAACCTCCGGCGAATCACGCCGAACTGGTGGCCGTGGCCGAGGAGGTCGGGTACGACACGGTCTTCACGGCGGAGGCGTGGGGCTCGGATGCGTTCACCCCGTTGGCGTGGTGGGGGCGCGAAACCAGCCGGATGCGGTTGGGCACGTCGGTGGTGCAACTGTCGGCGCGTACCCCGACCGCGTGTGCGATGGCGTCGCTGACGCTGGACCATCTTTCCGGGGGTCGCCACATCCTCGGCCTGGGTGTCTCCGGACCCCAGGTCGTCGAGGGCTGGTACGGGCAGAAGTTCCCGAAGCCGTTGGCGCGCACCCGCGAGTACATCGACATCATCCGGCAGGTCTGGGCCCGCGAGGCCCCGGTCACCAGTGCCGGCCCGCATTACCCGCTACCGCTGTCCGGTGAGGGCACCACCGGGTTGGGTAAGCCGCTCAAGCCGATCGTGCACCCGTTGCGGGCTGATATCCCGATCATGCTGGGCGCCGAGGGCCCGAAGAACGTTGCGCTGGCCGCCGAGATCTGCGACGGGTGGCTGCCGATCTTCTACTCGCCGCGGCTGGCGCCGATGTACAACGAGTGGCTCGACGAGGGCTTCGCCCGTCCGGGTGCCCGGCGCAGCCGCGAAGACTTCGAGATCTGCGCGACCGCGCAGGTTGTCATCACCGACGACCGGTCTTCGGTCATGGATCTGATCAAGCCGCACCTGGCGCTCTACATGGGCGGAATGGGCGCTGAGGACACCAACTTCCACGCCGACGTCTATCGGCGAATGGGTTATTCGGAGGTCGTCGACGAGGTCACCCGACTGTTCCGCAGCGATCGCAAGGATGACGCCGCCAAGGCCGTTCCCGACGAACTCGTCGACGACTCGGCTATCGTCGGCGACATCGACTACGTGCGCAAACAGATCGTCGCGTGGGAAGCAGCCGGCGTGACGATGATGGTCATCGGCGCGCGCACCCCCGAACAGATCCGCGAAGCCGCCGACCTGTTGTAG
- a CDS encoding Zn-ribbon domain-containing OB-fold protein produces the protein MTTSQSSPVQIDAHQKPLSAPLKLSFDYTRSVGPLLGQFFTALRERRILGVRGSDGRVLVPPAEYDPVTYAPLTEVVPVASVGTIESWTWQSHPLEGQPLDKPFAWALIKLDGADTTLLHAVAADSSDAISTGARVHAHWIDEPVGAITDIAYFELGDTEETVPSGGDDREPVTIQVSPSSIEIQHTASLPETTFLRGLEDGKLLGARTGENGKVYFPPKEADPATGLELDNFIELPDKGTVTTFAIINIPFAGQRIKPPYVAAYVLLDGADIPFLHLIQEIEVSEVRMGMRVQAVWKPREEWGLGIDNIEYFKPTGEPDAEYDTYKHHL, from the coding sequence GTGACCACCAGCCAAAGCAGCCCGGTGCAGATCGACGCGCATCAGAAGCCCCTTTCGGCACCGCTGAAGCTGTCATTCGACTACACCCGTTCAGTCGGACCACTCCTCGGCCAGTTCTTCACCGCATTGCGTGAGCGACGCATCCTCGGTGTCCGCGGTTCGGACGGGCGAGTGCTCGTACCACCCGCTGAGTATGACCCCGTGACGTACGCGCCGTTGACGGAGGTGGTACCGGTCGCCAGTGTCGGGACCATCGAGTCGTGGACGTGGCAGTCCCACCCCCTCGAGGGCCAGCCGCTGGACAAGCCGTTCGCCTGGGCGTTGATCAAGCTCGACGGTGCGGACACCACCCTGCTGCACGCGGTCGCCGCGGACTCGTCCGACGCGATCAGCACCGGGGCGCGGGTACACGCGCACTGGATCGACGAGCCGGTCGGCGCGATCACCGACATCGCCTATTTCGAGCTGGGGGACACCGAGGAGACGGTGCCGTCCGGTGGTGACGACCGCGAGCCGGTGACCATCCAGGTCTCGCCAAGCAGCATCGAGATCCAGCACACGGCATCACTGCCCGAGACGACATTCCTGCGCGGCCTCGAGGATGGCAAGCTCCTGGGCGCCCGTACCGGGGAAAACGGCAAGGTCTACTTCCCGCCCAAGGAAGCCGATCCCGCGACCGGGTTGGAGCTCGACAACTTCATCGAGCTGCCCGACAAGGGCACGGTGACGACGTTCGCGATCATCAACATCCCGTTCGCCGGACAGCGCATCAAGCCGCCGTACGTCGCGGCCTACGTGTTGCTCGACGGCGCTGATATCCCGTTCCTGCACTTGATTCAGGAGATCGAGGTTTCCGAGGTGCGAATGGGCATGCGGGTGCAGGCGGTGTGGAAGCCCCGCGAGGAGTGGGGTCTGGGCATCGACAACATCGAGTACTTCAAACCGACCGGCGAACCCGACGCCGAGTACGACACCTACAAGCACCACCTCTAA
- a CDS encoding thiolase domain-containing protein — translation MTFRDVAVVGFEHAPHVRRTDGTTNGVEMLMPCFHRLYEELGLKQTDIGFWCSGSSDYLAGRAFSFISAIDSIGAVPPINESHVEMDAAWALYEAYIKILTGEVDTALVYGFGKSSAGTLRRVLALQTDPYTVAPLWPDSVSMAGLQARFGLDSGKWTEEQMAQVALDALAVGRTDSEKPATSIDELLSRPYFADPLRRHDIAPITDGASAIVLAAGDRARELRENPAWITGFEHRIETPVLGARDLTTSPSTAASAKLATGGDAGSIEVAEIYAPFSHQQLILTEAIGLPESTKINPSGGALAANPMFSAGLERIGFAAQHIFDGSAGRVLAHATSGPALQQNLVAVLEGK, via the coding sequence ATGACATTTCGCGATGTAGCGGTCGTCGGCTTCGAACATGCCCCGCACGTGCGGCGCACCGACGGCACCACCAACGGCGTAGAGATGCTGATGCCGTGTTTCCACCGGCTGTACGAAGAGCTCGGCCTGAAGCAGACCGACATTGGCTTCTGGTGCTCCGGGTCGTCGGATTACCTTGCCGGACGCGCCTTTTCGTTCATCTCAGCGATCGACTCGATCGGGGCGGTGCCCCCGATCAACGAGTCGCACGTGGAGATGGACGCAGCGTGGGCGCTCTACGAGGCGTACATCAAGATCCTGACCGGTGAGGTCGACACCGCGCTGGTGTACGGCTTCGGCAAGTCGTCGGCGGGCACGCTGCGCCGGGTGCTTGCATTGCAGACCGACCCGTACACCGTTGCGCCGCTGTGGCCCGACTCGGTGTCGATGGCCGGCCTGCAGGCGCGGTTCGGGCTGGATTCCGGCAAGTGGACCGAAGAGCAGATGGCTCAGGTCGCGCTCGACGCGCTGGCAGTCGGACGCACCGACTCCGAGAAGCCGGCCACGAGCATCGACGAACTGCTGTCCCGGCCGTACTTCGCAGATCCGTTGCGGCGCCACGACATCGCTCCGATCACCGACGGGGCGTCGGCCATAGTGCTGGCGGCCGGTGACCGGGCGCGCGAACTGCGGGAAAACCCGGCCTGGATCACCGGTTTCGAGCATCGCATCGAGACGCCGGTGCTTGGCGCACGCGACCTGACCACGTCGCCGTCGACCGCGGCCTCGGCCAAGCTGGCCACCGGCGGGGACGCCGGTTCGATCGAGGTCGCCGAGATCTACGCGCCGTTCAGCCACCAGCAGCTGATCCTCACCGAGGCGATCGGGCTGCCGGAGTCGACGAAGATCAACCCGTCGGGCGGCGCGTTGGCGGCCAACCCGATGTTCTCGGCCGGCCTGGAGCGGATCGGCTTCGCCGCCCAGCACATTTTCGATGGTTCGGCGGGCCGCGTGTTGGCGCACGCCACCAGCGGCCCTGCGTTGCAACAGAATCTGGTCGCCGTGCTGGAGGGGAAGTAG
- a CDS encoding cutinase family protein, whose translation MALLLSPRGVPRAGADEGCPDVEVIFARGTFEPPGVGGIGQAFADELRAQPQLTGKSVDVYAVNYPASLNFPTAADGVIDASTRVRDMAARCPNTKMVLGGYSQGAAVAGYVTADKIPDGYVPPNGITGPMAPEIAKHVAAVALFGKPSNGFLNSIDRTAPPITVGSLYAAKTIDQCIPDDPICSPTGADNGAHQAYVMNGMTAQAAGFAADKVVAAMAMAPKPTNAS comes from the coding sequence ATGGCGTTGTTGCTGTCGCCGCGCGGCGTCCCGAGAGCGGGAGCGGACGAGGGGTGTCCCGACGTCGAGGTGATCTTCGCCCGCGGCACGTTCGAACCGCCGGGTGTCGGCGGCATCGGGCAGGCGTTCGCCGACGAGCTGCGGGCGCAGCCACAGCTCACCGGAAAGTCGGTCGACGTCTACGCGGTCAATTACCCCGCCTCGCTCAACTTTCCGACCGCGGCGGATGGGGTGATCGATGCCAGCACGCGGGTCCGCGACATGGCGGCGCGATGCCCCAACACCAAGATGGTGCTCGGTGGCTACTCGCAGGGCGCCGCGGTCGCCGGCTACGTCACCGCCGACAAGATTCCGGACGGCTACGTCCCGCCGAACGGAATCACCGGGCCGATGGCGCCCGAGATCGCCAAGCACGTCGCGGCCGTCGCGCTGTTCGGGAAGCCGTCCAACGGATTCTTGAACAGCATCGACCGCACGGCGCCGCCGATCACAGTGGGCAGCCTGTACGCGGCGAAGACCATAGACCAGTGCATTCCCGATGACCCGATCTGCTCTCCGACGGGCGCGGACAACGGTGCGCACCAGGCATACGTGATGAACGGGATGACGGCTCAAGCGGCCGGCTTCGCCGCGGACAAGGTGGTGGCGGCGATGGCGATGGCCCCGAAGCCGACTAACGCATCTTGA
- a CDS encoding acetoacetate decarboxylase family protein: protein MSESQHTIAGTVLTMPVRIRKADVHTAMFSVPADAAQRLVDYSGLEICEFRPGRAVVNLMLARYLDGDLGKYHEFGTCVMVNPPGSNARGLKALGDAAAFIHHLPVDQSFTLEAGRTIWGFPKIMADFNVRESNPFTFDVSENGSLIAGIEFRRGLPIPSLRPRTQVLKTYTFADGTTREVPWEMKNSGVRFRPGGATLRLGDHPYAKELATLGLPKRAMVSGSVAHVEMTFGDAHILR from the coding sequence ATGTCTGAGTCGCAGCACACGATTGCCGGCACGGTACTCACCATGCCGGTGCGAATTCGCAAGGCCGACGTCCATACGGCTATGTTCTCGGTTCCGGCCGATGCCGCGCAGCGACTTGTCGATTACAGCGGATTGGAAATCTGCGAATTCCGTCCCGGCCGAGCGGTGGTGAACCTGATGCTGGCCCGCTACCTCGACGGCGATCTGGGCAAGTACCACGAATTCGGCACCTGCGTGATGGTCAATCCGCCCGGCTCGAATGCTCGCGGGCTCAAGGCACTCGGCGACGCCGCGGCGTTCATCCATCACCTGCCCGTCGACCAGTCCTTCACGTTGGAGGCCGGCCGCACCATCTGGGGCTTCCCCAAGATCATGGCGGACTTCAACGTTCGTGAGTCCAACCCGTTCACCTTCGATGTCAGCGAGAACGGGTCGCTGATCGCCGGCATCGAATTCCGCCGCGGCCTGCCGATCCCGTCGCTGCGGCCACGGACCCAGGTGCTCAAGACCTACACCTTCGCCGACGGCACGACCCGCGAGGTGCCCTGGGAGATGAAGAACTCTGGAGTCCGCTTCCGGCCGGGCGGCGCGACTCTCCGTCTCGGCGACCATCCGTACGCAAAGGAGCTCGCCACCCTGGGGCTGCCGAAGCGCGCGATGGTGTCGGGATCGGTCGCCCACGTCGAGATGACCTTCGGCGACGCCCACATCCTGCGCTGA
- a CDS encoding acyl-CoA synthetase yields the protein MALNIADLAEHAIDAVPDRVAFICGDEKITFAELEDKANRFAHYLLDHGVKKDDKVGLYCRNRIEIVIAMLGTIKAGAILVNVNFRYVEGELRYLFENSDMVALVHERQYSDRVANVLPDTPDVKTILVIEDGSDNDFQRYGGVEFYSALAESSPERNFGQRSEDDIYLLYTGGTTGFPKGVMWRHEDIYRVLFGGTDFATGEFVKDEYDLSRAAAENPPMVRYAIPPMIHGATQSATWMSIFSGQTTVLSPEFDADEVWRTIHEHKVNLLFFTGDAMARPLLDALQAALDSGEEYDLSSLFLLASTAALFSTSLKEKLLELLPNRVITDSIGSSETGFGGTSIVAKGEHHNGGPRVTIDHRTVVLDENGNEVKPGSGVRGVIAKKGNIPVGYYKDEEKTRQTFRVYNGVRYAIPGDYAEVEADGTVTMLGRGSVSINSGGEKIYPEEVEAALKGHPDVFDALVVGVPDPRFGNHVAAVVAPRKGARPTLADLDTFVRKEIAGYKVPRSLWIVDEVKRSPAGKPDYKWAKDQTEIRPADEVHAKHAGAAS from the coding sequence GTGGCCCTGAACATAGCCGACCTAGCCGAACACGCCATCGACGCCGTGCCTGACCGCGTCGCCTTCATATGTGGCGACGAGAAAATCACCTTCGCCGAGCTCGAGGACAAGGCGAACCGCTTCGCCCACTACCTCCTCGATCACGGCGTGAAGAAGGACGACAAGGTTGGGTTGTACTGCCGCAACCGCATCGAGATCGTGATCGCGATGCTCGGCACGATCAAGGCCGGCGCGATCCTGGTCAACGTCAACTTCAGGTACGTCGAGGGCGAACTGCGCTACCTGTTCGAGAACTCCGACATGGTGGCCCTGGTGCACGAGCGCCAGTACTCCGACCGCGTCGCCAACGTGCTGCCGGACACCCCGGACGTCAAGACGATCCTGGTCATCGAGGATGGCAGCGACAACGACTTCCAGCGCTACGGCGGCGTGGAGTTCTACTCCGCCCTCGCCGAGAGCTCACCCGAGCGAAACTTCGGACAGCGCAGCGAGGATGACATCTATCTGCTTTACACCGGCGGCACCACCGGGTTCCCCAAGGGCGTGATGTGGCGCCACGAGGACATCTACCGGGTTCTGTTCGGCGGCACCGACTTCGCCACGGGCGAGTTCGTCAAAGACGAGTACGACCTGTCCCGCGCTGCGGCGGAGAACCCGCCGATGGTTCGCTACGCCATCCCGCCGATGATCCACGGCGCCACCCAGTCGGCGACCTGGATGTCCATCTTCTCAGGCCAAACCACCGTGCTGTCACCGGAATTCGACGCCGACGAAGTGTGGCGCACCATCCACGAGCACAAGGTCAATCTGTTGTTCTTCACCGGTGACGCGATGGCGCGCCCGCTGCTCGATGCACTGCAGGCCGCCCTGGACAGTGGTGAGGAGTACGACCTCTCCTCGCTATTCCTGCTGGCCAGCACCGCTGCGCTGTTCTCCACCAGCCTCAAGGAGAAGCTGCTCGAACTACTGCCCAACCGAGTGATCACCGACTCGATCGGGTCTTCGGAGACCGGCTTCGGTGGCACCAGCATCGTGGCCAAGGGCGAGCACCACAATGGTGGCCCGCGAGTCACCATCGACCACCGAACCGTCGTGCTCGACGAGAACGGCAACGAGGTCAAGCCCGGCTCCGGGGTCCGCGGTGTGATCGCCAAGAAGGGCAATATCCCGGTCGGCTACTACAAGGACGAAGAGAAAACCCGGCAGACCTTCCGCGTATACAACGGCGTGCGCTACGCGATCCCTGGCGACTATGCCGAGGTCGAAGCAGACGGCACCGTGACGATGCTGGGCCGCGGCTCGGTGTCGATCAACAGTGGCGGCGAGAAGATCTACCCCGAGGAGGTCGAGGCCGCACTCAAGGGTCATCCCGACGTGTTCGATGCCCTGGTCGTCGGTGTGCCCGACCCGCGCTTCGGCAACCATGTCGCCGCGGTCGTCGCGCCCCGCAAGGGAGCCCGCCCGACGCTGGCAGACCTGGATACGTTCGTGCGCAAAGAGATTGCCGGCTACAAGGTGCCACGCAGCCTCTGGATCGTCGACGAGGTGAAGCGCTCGCCGGCCGGTAAGCCCGACTACAAGTGGGCCAAGGACCAGACCGAGATCCGCCCGGCTGACGAGGTGCACGCCAAGCACGCGGGCGCAGCGAGCTGA
- a CDS encoding nuclear transport factor 2 family protein, protein MSTPAHEAGRRSREAAMARNKEAWLAVFADDAIVEDPIGPSHFDPEGKGHRGKDAIAKFYDMAIAPSRLTFHFEKTYQCGDEEANVGHIVIESSGYRVIAEGVFTYRVNDYGKIVALRAYWELDKATASAQKI, encoded by the coding sequence ATGAGCACGCCGGCCCACGAGGCGGGACGGCGGTCCCGTGAAGCGGCCATGGCACGCAACAAGGAAGCGTGGCTTGCGGTGTTCGCCGACGACGCGATTGTCGAAGACCCGATCGGGCCATCGCATTTCGACCCCGAGGGCAAGGGCCACCGCGGCAAGGACGCGATCGCGAAGTTCTACGACATGGCGATCGCGCCGAGCAGGCTCACGTTCCATTTCGAGAAGACCTACCAGTGCGGCGACGAGGAAGCCAACGTGGGTCATATCGTTATCGAATCGAGTGGCTATCGGGTGATCGCCGAGGGCGTGTTCACCTACCGCGTCAATGACTACGGCAAAATCGTTGCGCTGCGGGCGTATTGGGAGCTCGACAAGGCCACGGCGAGCGCCCAGAAGATCTAG
- a CDS encoding cytochrome P450: MTGTLAPAKPDVDLTDGNFYADGGAREAYRWMRANEPVFRDRNGLAAAASYQAVIDAERDPETFSNTGGIRPDNPGMPYMIDMDDPGHLLRRKLVNAGFTRKRVMDKVAGIDTLCDTLIDAVCERGECDFVRDIAAPLPMAVIGDMLGVLPEERSTLLKWSDDLVCGLNSAADAETLQAVMDAFAGYSAYATETIAKRRAEPTDDLFSILVNSEVEGSRLDDQEIIMETLLILIGGDETTRHTLSGGTEQLVRHHDQWQRLVADHSLLPGAIEEMLRWTSPVKNMARTAMRDVEFHGTQLRQGEKMLLMFEGANFDESVFGDPENFRIDRNPNSHLAFGFGTHFCLGNQLARLELSTMVRKVLERLPDLRLADESALPLRPANFVSGLEEMPVVFTPSRPVLA, encoded by the coding sequence ATGACAGGCACCCTGGCACCGGCCAAGCCGGATGTTGATCTGACCGATGGCAACTTCTATGCCGACGGGGGTGCGCGCGAAGCCTATCGCTGGATGCGGGCCAACGAACCGGTGTTTCGCGACCGCAACGGCCTGGCCGCGGCGGCGAGCTACCAGGCGGTGATCGACGCCGAGCGTGATCCCGAAACCTTCTCCAACACCGGGGGAATTCGTCCCGACAACCCCGGCATGCCCTACATGATCGACATGGACGACCCGGGACATCTGTTGCGGCGCAAGCTCGTCAACGCCGGCTTCACCCGTAAGCGGGTGATGGACAAAGTCGCCGGGATCGACACCTTGTGCGACACGTTGATCGACGCGGTCTGCGAGCGGGGGGAGTGTGATTTCGTCCGCGACATCGCCGCGCCGCTGCCGATGGCCGTCATCGGCGACATGCTCGGCGTGCTGCCGGAAGAGCGGTCGACGCTGTTGAAGTGGTCCGATGACCTGGTGTGCGGCCTGAACTCCGCCGCCGACGCCGAAACTCTCCAGGCGGTGATGGACGCGTTCGCCGGATACTCGGCCTACGCCACCGAAACGATCGCCAAGCGCCGCGCCGAACCGACCGACGACCTGTTCTCGATCCTGGTCAACTCCGAAGTCGAAGGTTCGCGCCTCGACGACCAGGAAATCATCATGGAGACCCTACTGATTCTCATCGGCGGGGACGAGACCACCCGGCACACGCTGTCCGGCGGCACCGAACAGCTTGTGCGTCACCACGATCAGTGGCAGCGCCTGGTGGCCGACCACAGCCTGCTGCCCGGCGCGATCGAGGAGATGCTGCGCTGGACCTCCCCGGTGAAGAACATGGCCCGAACCGCCATGCGCGACGTTGAGTTCCACGGCACCCAGCTGCGTCAGGGGGAGAAGATGCTGTTGATGTTCGAGGGCGCCAACTTCGACGAATCGGTGTTCGGTGATCCGGAGAATTTTCGCATCGACCGAAACCCGAACAGCCACTTGGCCTTCGGCTTCGGAACGCACTTCTGTCTGGGTAATCAGCTGGCCCGGCTCGAGTTGAGCACGATGGTGCGCAAGGTCCTCGAGCGGCTGCCGGACCTGCGGCTCGCCGACGAGTCGGCCCTACCGCTGCGGCCGGCGAACTTCGTCAGCGGCCTGGAGGAGATGCCGGTGGTATTCACCCCGTCGCGGCCCGTGCTGGCCTGA